A window of Cryptomeria japonica chromosome 3, Sugi_1.0, whole genome shotgun sequence contains these coding sequences:
- the LOC131057808 gene encoding G-type lectin S-receptor-like serine/threonine-protein kinase At2g19130 — MENRGNILCFSMFFAVTVFGVAVEAGDSLLLGASLSGNQTIISKNGTFELGFFSPNGSNWYIGIWYAKIPEKTYVWVANRATPATNRSGVLKLSPEGNLVLFDAEGASIWSVNTTNKASRAVILDSGNFLVLRDGNKSETVWQSFDNPVDTWLPGMTFGGQQKLVSWKNSFDPAPGLFFFHADSSGAKQFVLKWNNSVQYWESGIWDGKIYSEMPEIADERQFIFIVESNSSGLFQSYKLNPHFNAVTRILLTKFGQVQVYAFDGSNWSMFFSVPRDGCALYGTCGAYGTCDSRNLQLCSCGEGFKPKDDRAWRSQDWASSGCVPQSPLNCSTDRFIDLGVLLPDDYSSSHPASTKKDCQKACLHNCSCTAFAFNPPSGPCQTWSRDLLNMRYSTPSKSNSNVFIRVGASQLSTKRKSPSTVRVVFGIVGALTVVLGISSIFIWRRHQLRSMDRPEDLSNSFLKVFSYKELKIATRNFRSKLGSGGFGSVFKGSLPDGTLVAVKKMRGSRQDEKQFRAEISSLGSIQHVSLVRLRGFCVEGSRRLLIYDYMPNGSLNSLLFKSNCKNRGEILDWKTRFEIALGTARGLLYLHEECIDCIIHCDVKPENILLDSNLSPHLADFGLAKLMGRDLSRVLTTTRGTRGYLAPEWISGLPITPKVDVYSFGMTLLEIISGRRNLDLTVQDSSLYYFPPWAATQIQQGKMIHIVEEGVAEAADMEEVRRACVVAFLCIQEDEEVRPSMRQVVQMLEGKMELQTPQIPSSAVRPAQHDTSS, encoded by the exons ATGGAAAACAGGGGAAATATATTATGTTTTAGCATGTTTTTCGCAGTAACAGTGTTTGGTGTTGCAGTGGAG GCTGGAGATAGTCTTCTGTTGGGTGCCTCGCTTAGTGGAAATCAAACAATAATTTCAAAGAATGGCACATTTGAGTTGggattctttagcccaaatggaaGCAACTGGTATATTGGCATCTGGTATGCCAAAATACCAGAGAAGACGTATGTTTGGGTGGCCAATAGGGCGACTCCAGCGACAAACCGGTCAGGCGTTTTGAAGCTGTCGCCAGAAGGTAATCTGGTACTGTTCGATGCAGAGGGTGCATCTATTTGGTCAGTCAACACAACAAACAAGGCCTCCCGAGCTGTGATATTGGATTCTGGTAATTTTCTAGTTCTGAGAGATGGCAATAAATCTGAAACTGTTTGGCAGAGTTTCGACAATCCGGTGGATACCTGGTTGCCCGGGATGACGTTCGGTGGGCAGCAAAAGCTTGTCTCTTGGAAAAACTCATTCGATCCCGCTCCTGGGCTTTTTTTCTTCCACGCGGATTCGTCTGGGGCCAAGCAATTCGTGCTGAAATGGAACAATTCTGTACAGTATTGGGAAAGCGGGATTTGGGACGGTAAAATTTATAGTGAAATGCCAGAAATTGCAGACGAACGTCagttcattttcattgttgaaAGTAATAGCTCAGGTTTGTTTCAAAGTTATAAGTTGAATCCTCACTTCAATGCAGTCACTCGTATCCTCCTGACTAAGTTCGGACAAGTGCAAGTGTATGCATTCGATGGCAGTAATTGGAGCATGTTCTTTTCTGTGCCCAGAGATGGATGCGCCTTATATGGTACCTGTGGTGCATACGGAACCTGCGACTCCAGAAATCTTCAGCTTTGTAGCTGCGGGGAAGGCTTCAAACCCAAAGACGATCGCGCCTGGCGTTCGCAAGATTGGGCGTCCAGTGGCTGTGTTCCGCAGAGTCCGTTAAACTGTAGCACCGACCGATTTATCGACCTTGGTGTGCTGTTGCCTGATGATTACTCTTCCTCACACCCTGCCTCCACGAAGAAAGATTGCCAGAAAGCCTGCCTCCACAACTGCTCATGCACCGCGTTTGCTTTCAATCCGCCTTCAGGGCCTTGCCAAACCTGGTCCAGAGATTTGCTGAACATGCGGtattcaactccatcaaaaagcaATTCAAATGTCTTCATTAGAGTAGGTGCCTCTCAACTTTCTACGAAACGCAAAAGCCCGAGTACTGTGCGCGTAGTGTTTGGTATTGTTGGTGCACTCACCGTCGTTCTGGGTATATCTTCAATTTTTATTTGGCGGAGGCATCAGCTGCGGTCGATGGACAGGCCTGAAGATCTCTCCAACTCTTTTCTCAAAGTGTTTAGTTACAAGGAATTGAAAATTGCAACAAGGAATTTCAGGTCTAAATTGGGGAGCGGAGGATTTGGCTCGGTGTTCAAAGGATCTCTACCAGACGGTACGCTTGTGGCCGTAAAAAAAATGCGGGGTTCAAGACAAGATGAGAAGCAATTCAGAGCGGAAATCAGTTCACTTGGAAGCATACAACATGTCAGTTTAGTAAGGCTTCGAGGGTTTTGTGTAGAAGGATCGAGACGGTTGCTGATTTATGATTATATGCCCAATGGCTCTTTGAATTCCTTATTGTTTAAGAGTAACTGCAAAAATAGAGGAGAGATACTCGACTGGAAGACCCGATTTGAGATCGCACTAGGCACTGCAAGAGGGTTACTTTATCTCCACGAAGAATGTATAGATTGCATCATTCACTGCGATGTTAAGCCCGAAAACATTCTGCTGGACAGTAATTTGTCACCACACTTGGCCGATTTTGGGCTGGCAAAGCTTATGGGTAGAGATCTTAGCCGCGTTCTGACCACCACAAGAGGAACGAGAGGGTACTTGGCTCCAGAGTGGATATCCGGTCTTCCCATCACTCCCAAAGTTGACGTCTACAGTTTTGGTATGACGCTCTTGGAAATCATTTCTGGGCGAAGAAATCTAGACTTAACCGTGCAAGATTCAAGTTTGTATTACTTTCCCCCGTGGGCTGCAACTCAAATTCAGCAGGGGAAGATGATTCA
- the LOC131061743 gene encoding G-type lectin S-receptor-like serine/threonine-protein kinase At2g19130, with translation MESRAKLCFFALTVRIQLQSYGAAVDAGDTLSLGTSLTGNQTIISKNGTFELGFFSPDGSNWYIGICEGNLVLLDAQGASVWSVNTINKASRALLLDSGNFIMLIDDNKSETVWQSFDNPVDTWLAGMVFGGQQKLCLLEKLIRSCSWAFFLTHGLFSFHVDPSGAKQFVLTWNNSVQYWDSGTWDGKIYSGVPEIADKRQLNISVESNSSGLFESYTLIPPFSALIRLVVTKFGQVRVYAFDGSKWSMFWTMPGDRCAVYGPCGDYGTCDSRNIQLCSCGEGFKPTDNSAWLSQEWESSGCVRKNPLRCDAISGNTDGFIDLGVTLPDDFASSYPVSTNKDCEEACLRNCSCTAFAFNPPSGPC, from the exons ATGGAAAGCAGGGCAAAATTATGTTTTTTTGCACTTACAGTGCGTATTCAACTGCAGAGTTATGGTGCTGCAGTCGATGCTGGAGATACTCTTTCGTTGGGCACCTCGCTCACTGGAAATCAGACAATCATTTCAAAGAACGGCACCTTTGAATTGGGATTCTTCAGCCCAGATGGAAGCAACTGGTATATTGGCATCTG TGAAGGGAATCTGGTATTGTTGGATGCACAGGGCGCATCTGTTTGGTCAGTCAATACAATAAACAAGGCATCCCGGGCTCTGCTATTGGATTCTGGTAATTTTATAATGCTAATTGACGACAACAAATCTGAAACTGTTTGGCAGAGTTTCGACAATCCTGTAGATACCTGGTTGGCAGGGATGGTGTTCGGTGGACAACAAAAGCTCTGTCTCTTGGAGAAACTCATTAGATCCTGCTCCTGGGCTTTTTTCCTTACACATGGGCTTTTCTCCTTTCATGTGGATCCATCTGGGGCCAAACAATTCGTGCTGACATGGAACAATTCTGTACAGTATTGGGACAGTGGAACTTGGGATGGAAAAATTTACAGTGGAGTTCCAGAAATTGCAGACAAACGTCAGCTCAATATCAGCGTTGAAAGTAATAGCTCAGGTTTGTTTGAAAGTTATACGTTGATTCCTCCGTTTAGTGCACTCATACGTCTCGTCGTGACTAAGTTCGGACAAGTGAGAGTGTATGCATTCGATGGCAGTAAATGGAGCATGTTCTGGACTATGCCAGGAGATAGATGCGCCGTATATGGTCCCTGTGGTGACTACGGAACCTGTGATTCCCGAAATATTCAGCTCTGCAGCTGCGGAGAAGGCTTCAAACCCACAGACAATAGTGCCTGGCTCTCGCAAGAGTGGGAATCCAGTGGCTGTGTTCGGAAGAATCCATTAAGATGCGATGCCATTAGTGGTAACACTGACGGATTCATCGACCTTGGTGTCACTTTGCCTGACGATTTCGCCTCCTCATACCCTGTATCCACAAACAAAGATTGCGAGGAAGCCTGCCTCCGCAACTGCTCCTGCACCGCGTTTGCTTTCAATCCGCCTTCAGGGCCCTGTTAA
- the LOC131874196 gene encoding G-type lectin S-receptor-like serine/threonine-protein kinase At2g19130, which produces MRNSTTSKSNLNVFIRVSESQISTKRKSTITVSVVLGIVGALTLALGISSILIWRRHQLRSMDWRADFPYSFLTIFSYKELKTASRNLRSKLGRGGFGSVFKGSLPDGTLVTVKKMEGSRQNEKQFRAEISSLGNIQHVNLVRLRGFCAEGSRRLLVYD; this is translated from the coding sequence ATGCGCAACTCGACTACATCAAAAAGCAATTTAAATGTCTTTATTCGGGTAAGTGAATCTCAAATTTCTACGAAACGCAAAAGCACAATCACAGTGAGCGTAGTGCTTGGTATTGTAGGTGCACTCACCCTTGCTCTGGGTATCTCTTCAATTTTAATTTGGCGAAGGCATCAGCTGCGGTCGATGGACTGGCGTGCAGATTTCCCATATTCCTTTCTCACAATTTTTAGTTACAAGGAATTGAAAACTGCATCGAGGAATTTGAGGTCTAAGTTAGGGAGGGGAGGATTCGGCTCCGTGTTTAAAGGATCTCTACCAGATGGTACGCTTGTGACCGTAAAGAAAATGGAGGGTTCGAGACAAAATGAGAAGCAATTCAGAGCGGAAATCAGTTCTCTTGGAAACATTCAACATGTGAATTTAGTCAGGCTACGAGGGTTTTGTGCAGAAGGATCGAGACGGCTTTTGGTTTATGATTAG